The stretch of DNA AACAGTTCAACAGACGATAGTGTAGCACTTATTTCAGAAAATTATAAACAGGTGAAGATCATTCAAACCGGCAGTAATTCAGGCTATAGCAAAGCTTATAATATATCTTTTAAACAGGCAAAAGGGAAATATTTTATTCTTTTAAATAATGATGTAAAAGTGGAACCGGATTGGATAGAACCATTGGTGGAAGCTGCCGAAAAGGATGAGAAAACAGGCGCGTTGCAGCCCAAGATAGTCTCTATGATAGATAAGGGATATTTTGAATATGCCGGCTCTTCAGGTGGATTTATGGATAAATATGGATTCCCGTTTTTGAGAGGCAGGGTCGTAAATACTATTGAAAAAGATTACGGACAGTATGATGATGAGGCCGAAGTATTCTGGACCAGTGGCGCTGCTATGTTTGTAAGGGCTGAAGCCTTGAATAAAAGCGGGGCGCTGGATGAAGATTTTGTGCATCACATGGAAGAGATTGATCTCTGCTGGAGGCTTCACCTTGCCGGCTATAAGCTGAAAGTGGTGCCATCATCTAAAATTCATCATTATGCGGGCGCTACCATAAAACAAGACAGTTTTATGAAAATGTACTGGAATCATAGAAACAGTGTATTCATGCTGATCAAAAACCTCGAATGGCATAATTTGATCCGGGTCTTGTTTGTTCGCTCAATTATAGACGTGCTTGCTGTGCTGTTTT from Cytophagales bacterium encodes:
- a CDS encoding glycosyltransferase family 2 protein; its protein translation is MQNISLKDRKEEKKKKLCACLQQAGLCEKNNILNNMLPLVSIIVLNYNGKKFLKDCFDTLLNCTYPKLELIMVDNSSTDDSVALISENYKQVKIIQTGSNSGYSKAYNISFKQAKGKYFILLNNDVKVEPDWIEPLVEAAEKDEKTGALQPKIVSMIDKGYFEYAGSSGGFMDKYGFPFLRGRVVNTIEKDYGQYDDEAEVFWTSGAAMFVRAEALNKSGALDEDFVHHMEEIDLCWRLHLAGYKLKVVPSSKIHHYAGATIKQDSFMKMYWNHRNSVFMLIKNLEWHNLIRVLFVRSIIDVLAVLFSLMIMNLVHMSAIIVAYGWLILNIRLVLKKRKETQKMRSVPDKHILPKLYPKSLVFQYFLKKKRTYQDLKLSRKK